A window of Ruminococcus champanellensis 18P13 = JCM 17042 contains these coding sequences:
- a CDS encoding PucR family transcriptional regulator: MSNRLFQGLVHQMRDTIDAVIGVVDDTATIIACSDLTKIGTTNEFVSLDLSDSHEIFIRDGYTYKPFGSRVTPDYAVFVEGVDENAAKYASIMAITLSNIKQYYDEKYDRNNFIKNVVLDNVLPGDIVIKARELHFNSEISRVVLLIRIVSANDISAYDVIQNLFPDKSKDFVFNITETDIVLVKEIKNTVDSKDLEKLARSIADTLSSEFYTRVNVGIGTVVVGVKDLARSFKEAQMALEVGKVFDTDRVIVSYDNLGIARLIYHLPTTLCETFLHEVFKRGSIESLDHETLFTIQRFFENNLNVSETSRKLFVHRNTLVYRLEKIKKLTGLDLREFDHAIIFKIALMVKKYLSANPVKF; the protein is encoded by the coding sequence ATGTCGAACAGGTTATTTCAAGGGCTGGTTCACCAGATGCGCGATACCATTGACGCTGTGATTGGCGTTGTGGATGATACTGCAACCATCATCGCCTGCAGCGACCTGACGAAGATCGGCACCACAAATGAGTTTGTTTCGCTGGATTTGAGCGACTCCCACGAGATCTTCATCCGGGACGGCTACACCTACAAGCCCTTTGGCTCCCGGGTGACGCCGGATTACGCCGTATTCGTGGAGGGCGTGGACGAAAACGCTGCCAAGTATGCAAGCATCATGGCAATCACCCTTTCCAACATCAAGCAGTATTACGACGAAAAGTACGACCGGAACAACTTCATCAAGAACGTGGTGCTGGACAATGTGCTGCCGGGAGATATTGTGATCAAGGCACGGGAGCTGCATTTCAATTCCGAGATCAGCCGGGTAGTGCTGTTGATCCGCATCGTTTCCGCCAATGACATTTCCGCTTATGATGTCATCCAGAATCTGTTTCCGGACAAGAGCAAGGACTTTGTATTCAACATTACCGAAACCGACATCGTGCTGGTCAAGGAAATCAAGAATACGGTGGACTCCAAGGATCTGGAAAAGCTCGCCCGTTCCATTGCGGATACCCTCAGCAGCGAGTTCTACACCCGTGTGAATGTGGGCATCGGTACCGTGGTTGTGGGCGTAAAGGATCTGGCTCGTTCCTTTAAGGAAGCCCAGATGGCGCTGGAAGTGGGCAAGGTATTTGACACGGACAGAGTCATTGTAAGCTACGACAATCTGGGCATTGCCCGTCTGATTTATCATTTGCCCACCACTTTGTGCGAAACATTCCTGCACGAGGTGTTCAAGCGGGGCAGCATTGAATCTCTGGATCATGAGACACTGTTTACCATCCAGCGGTTCTTTGAAAACAATCTGAACGTGTCCGAAACCTCAAGAAAGCTGTTCGTACACCGGAATACCCTGGTGTACCGGCTGGAGAAGATCAAGAAACTGACAGGTCTGGATCTTCGTGAATTTGACCATGCGATCATCTTCAAGATCGCCCTGATGGTCAAGAAATATTTGTCGGCAAATCCCGTTAAATTCTAA
- a CDS encoding NUDIX domain-containing protein — translation MHLNEETIKSETVFEGKILYVTRDVAKLENGREAIRDVIHHNGGVCVVPLTEQGQVLMVRQFRYPHHCVTLEVPAGKLEQGEEPLTCGIRELWEETGTRAESMEYLGSLFPTPAYDTEVIHMYLAKGLQVGGSQKLDPDEFVDVERIDLREAVNMVLRNEIQDAKTQIALMKTYLLEQQKKQGM, via the coding sequence ATGCATCTGAACGAAGAGACAATCAAAAGTGAAACCGTATTTGAGGGGAAGATCCTCTATGTGACCCGGGACGTGGCAAAGCTGGAAAATGGCAGAGAAGCCATCCGGGATGTGATCCACCACAACGGGGGCGTATGCGTGGTGCCCCTGACGGAGCAGGGGCAGGTGCTGATGGTGCGGCAGTTCCGCTATCCGCACCACTGTGTGACCCTGGAGGTGCCCGCAGGAAAGCTGGAGCAGGGGGAGGAGCCTCTGACCTGCGGCATCCGGGAGCTATGGGAGGAAACCGGTACCAGGGCGGAATCTATGGAATATCTGGGTTCCCTGTTTCCCACGCCTGCATATGACACGGAAGTGATTCATATGTATCTTGCAAAGGGCTTGCAGGTGGGAGGCAGCCAGAAGCTGGATCCGGACGAGTTCGTGGACGTGGAGCGGATCGATCTGCGTGAGGCGGTAAATATGGTTTTGCGGAACGAGATCCAGGACGCCAAGACCCAGATCGCATTGATGAAGACCTATCTGCTGGAGCAACAAAAAAAGCAGGGAATGTAA
- a CDS encoding metallophosphoesterase family protein, whose protein sequence is MRLIVLSDSHRNYDALRRVFCRHMDADLFIHLGDGEEELDLLLTQFPDLSARTWHVKGNCDYDSMSLPVLTLGLEHSHRLVATHGHNYGVNSSLEHLKALARQNDADLALFGHTHVRCARYEDGLYLLNPGSVSCPRDGMPPSYGIVDVTEQGILTNIVPVTPRP, encoded by the coding sequence ATGCGCTTGATTGTACTGTCGGATTCACACCGGAACTATGATGCCCTGCGTCGGGTTTTTTGCCGCCATATGGATGCAGATCTGTTCATCCACCTGGGGGATGGGGAGGAGGAACTGGATCTGCTGCTGACCCAGTTCCCGGATCTGTCCGCCCGAACCTGGCATGTAAAAGGGAACTGCGATTACGACAGCATGAGCCTGCCGGTGCTGACCCTGGGGCTGGAGCACAGCCATCGGCTGGTAGCCACCCACGGGCACAATTACGGCGTCAACAGCTCCCTGGAGCATCTCAAGGCACTGGCACGTCAGAACGATGCGGATCTGGCACTGTTCGGACATACGCATGTCCGCTGCGCCCGGTATGAGGATGGGTTGTATCTGCTCAATCCCGGCAGCGTCAGCTGTCCCCGGGACGGCATGCCCCCCTCCTATGGCATCGTGGACGTGACCGAACAGGGGATTCTCACCAACATTGTGCCGGTAACCCCTCGCCCCTAG
- the spoVG gene encoding septation regulator SpoVG — MEITDIKIRKIITEGRLRAVVSVTLDNMLAVHDIKVVQGDERLFVAMPSRKDESGVFRDIVHPISPAARQMFEQQILEAYSQHLALLEAEESAHDALV, encoded by the coding sequence ATGGAAATTACAGACATCAAAATCCGAAAGATCATTACAGAAGGCAGGCTGCGTGCGGTAGTATCCGTTACGCTGGACAACATGCTTGCCGTACACGACATCAAGGTCGTCCAGGGGGATGAGCGATTGTTCGTCGCCATGCCCAGCAGAAAGGACGAAAGCGGCGTGTTCCGGGATATTGTACATCCCATTTCCCCTGCCGCCCGACAGATGTTTGAGCAGCAGATTCTGGAGGCTTACTCCCAGCATCTAGCACTGCTTGAAGCAGAAGAATCCGCCCACGATGCCCTTGTATAA
- a CDS encoding pro-sigmaK processing inhibitor BofA family protein, translating to MLKTEWIFCGIWLIAGLGMLRCYLSRKRPLRSALLGMLTGAAALTLMHLYGGRFGVEMPLNCFTGGISLLLGVPGVTLLTVLLLI from the coding sequence ATGTTGAAAACGGAATGGATCTTCTGCGGCATCTGGCTCATCGCCGGACTTGGGATGCTCCGGTGCTATCTGAGCCGAAAGCGCCCCCTGCGCTCCGCCCTGCTGGGCATGCTCACCGGTGCGGCAGCCCTGACTCTGATGCATCTGTACGGCGGACGCTTCGGGGTGGAGATGCCCTTGAACTGCTTTACGGGGGGCATCTCCCTGCTGCTGGGCGTGCCGGGGGTAACGCTGCTGACGGTGCTGCTGTTGATATAA
- the ftsE gene encoding cell division ATP-binding protein FtsE, whose amino-acid sequence MVELKNVSVTYQTTGIQALNNISLKVNDGEFAFVVGSSGAGKSTLIKLLLKEINATSGVVTVNGYNLTNLKRRRVPEFRRTIGVVFQDFRLIETMTVYENIAFVLRVIDAPRKYIRKRVPYVISLVGLQDKASSYPRELSGGEQQRVALARALVNDPALIIADEPTGNIDPELSYEMVELLQGINECGTTVLMVTHAHELVRHFGGRIININSGSIIFDEVVGGNYEA is encoded by the coding sequence GTGGTAGAGTTGAAGAATGTTTCCGTTACCTATCAAACGACAGGTATTCAGGCGCTCAACAATATCAGTCTGAAGGTCAACGACGGCGAATTTGCGTTCGTGGTCGGTTCCTCCGGTGCCGGAAAAAGTACGCTCATCAAGCTGCTTCTGAAGGAGATCAACGCCACAAGCGGCGTGGTCACCGTCAACGGCTATAATCTGACCAATCTCAAGCGCCGGCGTGTGCCGGAATTTCGCCGTACCATCGGGGTGGTATTCCAGGATTTCCGCCTCATTGAAACCATGACTGTGTATGAAAACATTGCCTTTGTGCTGCGGGTCATTGATGCCCCCAGAAAGTACATACGCAAGCGTGTACCCTATGTGATCAGCCTGGTAGGACTTCAGGACAAGGCGTCCTCCTATCCCAGGGAGCTGTCCGGCGGCGAGCAGCAGCGTGTTGCACTTGCTCGGGCGCTGGTAAATGACCCGGCGCTTATTATTGCGGACGAGCCTACGGGCAACATTGATCCGGAACTGTCTTATGAAATGGTGGAGCTGCTGCAGGGGATCAACGAATGCGGCACGACAGTTCTGATGGTCACCCACGCCCACGAGCTGGTGCGGCATTTCGGCGGCCGTATCATCAACATCAATTCCGGCTCCATCATCTTCGATGAGGTGGTAGGAGGCAATTATGAAGCTTAG
- a CDS encoding YfhO family protein — protein sequence MVKKNLLLIQEDGKRQYLRMFLLGFFTLLVVLLPIVIFNKGYFIYYGDFNSQQIPFYHLAHDAVRSGQLGWNWQTDLGANFIGSYSFYLLGSPFFWLTIPFPSGAVPYLIPWLLCLKHGMATMTGYAYIRRFVRSPRAAAIGAMLYAFSGFQAYNIFFNHFQDVTAFFPLLLIALEERVNNNRRGVFALAVALMAMLNYFFFAGQVVFVLVYFLFRCTCKDFHITRRKFFSIALESIIGVLLSAVLLLPSCLTILENNRVTERLYGMNMVAYSDRTRIIRIIQSFFMIPDVPARPNLFSTDSAKWASIGGYLPLFGMTGVIGFLGTRKKHWATRITLFCTFCAFIPIFNSAFYAFNGSYYARWFYMPILIMAMMTAIALDDVQISLKQGIWISGGVLLFCLAACFIPIKDGEDIKWFDFANYPIYFVLILALCVLNLCGVVWLAVCRRRGEPVLRRAMALTIGACVLCTASVVYFGVSLGPIPRTYARIGIEGGEKISLPDPREQFYRIDISEDYDNYPMFWGCSNMRAFQSVVPVSIMEFYDQVGVTRDVASRASIEHYTLRGLFSVRYYFDKVNNSKKDEYSFDCGLPGFEYVGIQNEFYVYENQYHIPMGFTYDSYVSQEDVEGRSGMSCEKVLINSIVLNQEQIQKYGSLMKPVLQNNAYGLTEERYLEACRERAEHACDSFRYDSSGFTGTITMEQPNLVFFSVPYEAGWSATVNGQPVDVERVSYGFMAVEAQAGDNVIVFTYETPGLRIGAWLTGAGALLLVLYLLLTRKCRKQEAKQECFHTCWYGYDLQQDVPAAMQYAAYLSRYAGRWNEEGEKSEDASERRDNQK from the coding sequence ATGGTCAAAAAGAACCTGCTTCTGATCCAGGAGGACGGCAAACGACAGTATCTGCGGATGTTTCTGCTGGGCTTTTTCACCTTGCTTGTGGTACTGCTGCCCATTGTGATCTTCAACAAGGGGTATTTCATCTACTACGGGGATTTCAATTCCCAGCAGATCCCGTTTTATCACCTCGCCCATGACGCAGTGCGCAGCGGTCAGCTGGGCTGGAACTGGCAGACGGATCTGGGGGCAAACTTTATCGGCTCCTACTCCTTCTACCTGCTGGGCAGTCCCTTCTTCTGGCTGACCATACCCTTCCCCAGCGGCGCAGTACCCTATCTGATACCCTGGCTGCTCTGCCTCAAGCACGGCATGGCGACTATGACCGGGTATGCCTATATCCGCCGCTTTGTGCGCAGTCCCCGTGCCGCCGCCATCGGTGCCATGCTCTACGCCTTTTCCGGCTTCCAGGCATACAACATTTTCTTCAACCACTTCCAGGATGTGACCGCTTTTTTCCCGTTGCTGCTGATTGCCCTGGAGGAACGGGTGAACAACAACCGCCGGGGGGTATTTGCTCTTGCGGTGGCACTGATGGCAATGCTCAATTACTTCTTCTTTGCCGGCCAGGTCGTATTCGTGCTGGTCTACTTTCTGTTTCGCTGCACCTGTAAGGATTTTCACATCACCCGGCGAAAGTTCTTCAGCATCGCCCTGGAGTCTATCATTGGCGTGTTGCTGTCGGCAGTGCTGCTGCTGCCCTCCTGTCTGACCATTCTGGAGAATAACCGGGTGACAGAGCGGCTGTACGGCATGAACATGGTGGCATACTCCGACCGTACCCGGATCATCCGGATTATCCAGAGCTTCTTTATGATCCCGGATGTACCGGCACGACCCAATCTGTTCAGCACGGACAGCGCCAAGTGGGCGTCCATTGGCGGCTATCTGCCCCTGTTCGGCATGACCGGCGTCATCGGCTTTCTGGGTACCCGGAAAAAGCACTGGGCTACCCGGATCACTCTGTTCTGCACGTTCTGCGCCTTCATTCCCATTTTCAATTCCGCCTTCTATGCCTTTAATGGCTCCTACTATGCAAGATGGTTCTATATGCCCATCCTGATCATGGCAATGATGACTGCCATTGCCCTGGACGATGTACAGATTTCTCTGAAGCAGGGCATCTGGATCAGCGGCGGCGTGCTGCTGTTCTGCCTGGCGGCATGTTTTATCCCCATCAAGGACGGGGAGGACATTAAATGGTTTGACTTTGCAAATTACCCCATCTACTTTGTGCTGATCCTGGCGCTGTGTGTGCTGAATCTGTGCGGGGTGGTCTGGCTTGCGGTATGCCGGAGGCGGGGAGAGCCGGTGCTGCGCCGGGCTATGGCGCTGACCATCGGGGCGTGCGTGCTCTGCACCGCCTCCGTGGTGTACTTCGGGGTTTCCTTAGGTCCCATCCCCCGTACCTACGCCCGGATCGGCATCGAGGGCGGCGAGAAGATTTCTCTGCCGGATCCCCGGGAGCAGTTTTACCGGATCGACATTTCGGAGGATTACGACAACTACCCCATGTTCTGGGGCTGTTCCAATATGCGTGCCTTTCAGAGCGTAGTGCCGGTTTCTATTATGGAATTTTACGACCAGGTCGGGGTCACCCGGGATGTGGCATCCCGTGCCTCCATTGAGCACTACACCCTTCGGGGGCTGTTCTCCGTCCGGTATTACTTTGACAAGGTGAATAACTCCAAGAAGGATGAATATTCCTTCGACTGCGGCCTGCCCGGGTTTGAATATGTGGGGATACAGAACGAATTCTATGTATACGAGAATCAGTACCACATCCCCATGGGCTTTACCTATGACAGCTATGTGTCCCAGGAGGATGTGGAGGGCAGATCCGGCATGAGCTGTGAAAAGGTGCTGATCAACTCCATTGTGCTGAACCAGGAGCAGATTCAAAAGTACGGCAGCCTGATGAAGCCAGTGCTTCAGAACAATGCCTATGGGTTGACGGAGGAACGATATCTGGAAGCCTGCCGGGAACGGGCGGAGCATGCCTGCGACAGCTTTCGGTATGATTCCAGCGGCTTTACCGGCACCATCACCATGGAGCAGCCCAATCTGGTGTTCTTCAGCGTGCCCTATGAGGCAGGATGGAGCGCCACGGTCAACGGGCAGCCGGTGGATGTGGAACGGGTCAGCTACGGCTTTATGGCAGTGGAAGCCCAGGCGGGGGACAATGTGATTGTCTTTACCTATGAGACACCGGGTCTGCGGATCGGCGCATGGCTTACCGGGGCTGGGGCATTGCTGCTGGTGCTGTATCTGCTGCTGACCAGGAAGTGCCGGAAGCAGGAGGCAAAGCAGGAGTGCTTCCACACCTGCTGGTATGGATATGACTTGCAGCAGGATGTGCCTGCCGCTATGCAGTATGCGGCATATTTGTCCCGGTACGCCGGGAGATGGAACGAGGAAGGGGAGAAGTCAGAAGATGCATCTGAACGAAGAGACAATCAAAAGTGA
- a CDS encoding S41 family peptidase: protein MNKKISLGLTISLVALACALTFILTSAYNLHHFNQKVSSVENMADTYNRLSELDGLVRENYYKEIDEESLSDGILKGYVSGLNDPYSRYMTAKELETSQENDKGVLVGIGVTVTKDESGYIFIDSVTADTPAAQSELAAGDIIVAINGTDVLELGYEQAVEQIKGKEGTTLKLTVRRGGVDQDYELVRRTIQVKTAYGEMLEGKIGYIRISGFKESTVEQFNEALQNLLNDGAVALAFDVRGNHGGLVTSVGECLDPLLPEGDVAFATYRDGREEVLIRSDAKELNLPMAVLVDGDTASAAELFASALRDFEKAKLYGVTTYGKGVMQNTISLDDGGGLTITVATYRTARSACYQGIGLIPDETVELPEDAPALDERSHDADPQLQKALTALQGGA from the coding sequence ATGAACAAAAAGATCAGCCTGGGACTGACCATCAGTCTGGTGGCGCTGGCCTGTGCATTGACCTTTATCCTGACCTCTGCCTATAATCTGCACCATTTTAACCAGAAGGTTTCCAGTGTGGAAAATATGGCGGATACCTATAACCGGCTCAGTGAGCTGGATGGTCTGGTGCGGGAGAACTACTACAAGGAGATCGATGAGGAGAGCTTGTCCGATGGCATTCTGAAGGGCTATGTCAGCGGTCTGAACGATCCCTACTCCCGGTACATGACCGCCAAGGAGCTGGAGACCTCTCAGGAAAATGACAAGGGTGTCCTGGTGGGCATCGGCGTTACCGTCACCAAGGACGAAAGCGGGTATATTTTCATCGATTCCGTCACGGCCGATACCCCGGCTGCCCAGTCGGAGCTTGCGGCCGGAGATATCATTGTTGCCATCAACGGCACGGATGTGCTGGAGCTTGGCTATGAGCAGGCAGTGGAGCAGATCAAGGGCAAGGAGGGTACCACCTTAAAGCTGACAGTGCGCCGGGGAGGCGTGGATCAGGATTATGAGCTGGTACGCAGAACCATCCAGGTCAAGACCGCCTACGGAGAGATGCTGGAGGGTAAGATCGGCTATATCCGTATTTCCGGCTTTAAGGAATCCACGGTGGAGCAGTTCAACGAGGCGCTGCAAAACCTGCTGAACGATGGGGCGGTTGCTCTGGCCTTTGACGTGCGGGGCAATCACGGGGGATTGGTGACCTCCGTCGGAGAGTGCCTGGATCCCTTGTTACCGGAGGGAGATGTGGCATTTGCCACCTACCGGGACGGCAGGGAGGAAGTACTGATCCGTTCAGATGCAAAGGAATTGAACCTACCCATGGCAGTGCTGGTGGACGGAGATACTGCCAGTGCGGCGGAGCTGTTCGCCTCTGCTTTGCGGGATTTTGAAAAGGCAAAGCTGTACGGGGTTACCACCTATGGCAAGGGGGTCATGCAGAACACCATTTCTCTGGACGATGGGGGCGGATTGACCATTACAGTGGCTACCTATCGGACTGCCCGTTCTGCATGCTACCAGGGGATCGGCCTGATTCCGGATGAAACCGTGGAGCTGCCGGAGGATGCACCTGCTCTGGATGAACGGAGCCATGATGCGGATCCTCAGCTGCAAAAGGCACTGACGGCGCTGCAGGGCGGTGCATAA
- the ftsX gene encoding permease-like cell division protein FtsX: MKLSGVRYLIKQGVDNVWKNRVMAFASFCVLLVSLLLVGISCLFFLNLNSIIGGIEDKNEVIIYIKDNTSDQQIQEMGKKLEQMDNVSSVSFYSKEDAYADLKSDMMEYEVLFESLGDDNPLPDAYRIRVTDISRLSDTLSTLNSMQDVDRIRAPYDFVNVLTGLRRIVSVVALAVVVALVIVSMVIISNTTRASVFARRREISIMKYVGATNAFIRLPFFVEGMLTGLMAGAVATIITWFSYDSLVDLLKADTDILSIIGVGSIITYNDVALPVTLAYLGAGALVGAIGSVISTRKHLKV, translated from the coding sequence ATGAAGCTTAGCGGCGTAAGATATCTGATCAAGCAGGGCGTGGACAACGTCTGGAAGAACCGGGTCATGGCGTTTGCTTCCTTTTGTGTGCTGCTGGTATCCCTGCTGCTGGTAGGCATCTCCTGCCTGTTCTTTTTGAATTTAAATTCCATTATCGGTGGAATTGAAGATAAAAACGAAGTGATCATTTACATCAAAGACAATACCTCCGATCAGCAGATCCAGGAGATGGGCAAGAAACTGGAACAGATGGACAATGTGTCCAGCGTGTCCTTCTACTCCAAGGAGGACGCCTATGCGGATCTGAAGTCGGATATGATGGAGTATGAAGTGCTGTTTGAATCTCTGGGAGATGACAACCCCCTGCCGGATGCTTACCGGATCCGGGTGACGGATATTTCCCGGCTTTCCGATACCCTGAGCACCCTGAACAGCATGCAGGATGTGGATCGGATCCGTGCTCCCTATGACTTTGTCAATGTGCTGACCGGTCTGCGGCGGATCGTTTCCGTTGTGGCGCTTGCGGTTGTGGTAGCCCTGGTGATCGTGTCCATGGTCATCATCTCCAACACTACTCGTGCCAGCGTGTTTGCCCGCCGGCGGGAGATCAGCATTATGAAATACGTTGGCGCAACCAATGCCTTCATCCGGCTTCCCTTCTTTGTAGAGGGCATGCTCACCGGTCTGATGGCAGGGGCGGTGGCAACCATTATCACCTGGTTTTCATATGATTCCCTAGTGGATCTGCTGAAGGCAGATACGGATATTCTGAGCATCATTGGCGTAGGCAGCATCATCACCTACAACGACGTGGCATTGCCTGTGACCCTGGCATATCTGGGGGCTGGCGCACTGGTAGGCGCCATCGGCAGTGTAATTTCCACAAGAAAACATCTGAAGGTATAA
- a CDS encoding murein hydrolase activator EnvC family protein → MQKSKKKHDWVKRLKALTVCGAVAFGVLTCTQQFGDMPASAKTISQLEQEIKENNQKIQEQQQKLDALKQDMNKQQEAEVALQEQIQTINEKISLVDVQLTTINQQIEDTQGEIDTLEEDIAQQQIDIDQGLDSFKKRLRAMYVTGNDSLASALVGSTDFYDMLSKMDLIARVADHDDKLVTGLMDQMEQLKSSKEQLVSKQNEQELQKVEQEKIRADYSDSIQELNTKVQQTKAAQAELQEEADAANKDINAYKAENASKEKEQDQIMAEIKRQQALETKQNNSQTTTVTKPDTTYSGGRFAWPVPGHYFISSPYGNRWGKMHQGIDIASGGSSISGAATVAVASGTVTLVKTGCTHNYKKTRSCGCNGGYGNYVVVTHADGYSTLYAHLASVSVSYGQTVSTGTVLGTVGSTGWSTGFHLHFGVMKNGSFVNPAPYLGI, encoded by the coding sequence ATGCAAAAGAGCAAGAAGAAGCATGATTGGGTCAAGCGGCTCAAGGCACTGACCGTCTGCGGGGCGGTTGCATTTGGCGTATTGACCTGTACACAGCAGTTCGGGGATATGCCTGCAAGCGCAAAGACCATTTCCCAGCTGGAGCAGGAAATCAAGGAAAACAACCAGAAGATCCAGGAGCAGCAGCAAAAGCTGGATGCTCTGAAACAGGACATGAACAAGCAGCAGGAGGCTGAGGTTGCCCTCCAGGAGCAGATCCAGACCATCAACGAGAAGATCTCCCTGGTGGATGTGCAGCTGACTACCATCAATCAGCAGATCGAGGATACCCAGGGGGAGATCGACACCCTGGAGGAGGACATTGCCCAGCAGCAGATTGACATTGACCAGGGGCTGGACAGCTTCAAGAAGCGGCTGCGTGCCATGTATGTGACCGGCAATGACAGTCTGGCATCCGCATTGGTAGGATCCACGGACTTTTACGATATGCTGTCCAAGATGGATCTGATCGCCAGGGTGGCAGATCACGATGACAAGCTGGTAACAGGTCTGATGGACCAGATGGAGCAGCTGAAGAGCAGTAAGGAGCAGCTGGTTTCCAAGCAGAATGAGCAGGAGCTGCAGAAGGTGGAGCAGGAAAAGATCCGTGCGGATTACAGCGATTCCATCCAGGAGCTGAATACGAAGGTGCAGCAGACCAAGGCTGCACAGGCAGAATTACAGGAAGAAGCGGACGCTGCAAACAAGGACATCAACGCCTATAAGGCTGAGAATGCTTCCAAGGAAAAGGAGCAGGATCAGATCATGGCGGAGATCAAGCGGCAGCAGGCTCTGGAGACCAAGCAGAACAATTCCCAGACCACCACCGTGACCAAGCCGGACACCACCTATTCCGGTGGGCGCTTTGCATGGCCGGTGCCGGGACACTACTTTATCTCCAGTCCTTATGGTAATCGTTGGGGGAAAATGCACCAGGGTATTGACATTGCCAGCGGCGGCTCCAGTATCAGCGGCGCTGCAACAGTGGCAGTAGCCAGCGGTACTGTGACGCTGGTCAAAACTGGCTGTACCCATAACTACAAAAAGACCAGAAGCTGCGGCTGCAACGGTGGCTACGGCAACTATGTAGTAGTGACCCACGCAGACGGCTACTCCACCCTGTATGCACATCTGGCATCCGTCAGCGTATCCTACGGACAGACAGTTTCCACCGGCACTGTGCTGGGTACGGTGGGATCCACCGGCTGGTCCACCGGGTTCCACCTGCACTTCGGTGTGATGAAGAACGGTTCCTTTGTGAATCCGGCACCCTATCTCGGTATATAA